The following coding sequences lie in one Nocardioides sambongensis genomic window:
- a CDS encoding UvrD-helicase domain-containing protein — protein sequence MTPPAGEMTPFDIRGPLPTGTTLLEASAGTGKTWTIGALVARYVAEEGVPLEQMLVVTFGRAASQELREQVRRQLVEAERALADDSTLAPEQHTDVIALLLDADEQTRRLRHARVARALADFDAATIATIHQFCSLVLDSLGVAGDTDARARLVENLDDLLVEVVDDLYLRAFAQLPEGESPAFDHAEAMAIARTVAADPQAHLQPDGVPREVPAGRKVAFAHAVRAEMASRKRRLGVLSYDDLLSQLAVALEPADAPARSRMRSRWSIVLVDEFQDTDPVQWQVFDRAFNGHATMVLIGDPKQAIYAFRGGDVVTYLAAAATATRRQTLAVNRRSDAGLVDATRALLGGAELGDPRIVVHDVAAHHAEPRLQGAPQPAPFRLRVVRREQFRRRGDSAIPVGDVRPHIARDLALDIRRLLGSGARFEGRALRPNDVAVICYRHQDLAASRAALAEVGVPAVIAGGGSVFATPAASTWLTLLEALEQPHRAARVRAAALTCFLGYDAATLDAGGDELTDRIADRLRSWADALGRRGVAAVLEAAGSGGLPARLLAETGGERTLTDLRHIGEVLHEVAQTEHLGVVALLGWLRQQVREAQEGRGAERTRRLDSDAAAVQLVTIHASKGLQYPVVYLPSLADRFVPKPDRPLYHDDSGRRCLDVGGSTGPDWRDHCARWEAEEAGEWLRLLYVALTRAQSQVIAWWAPTRNAEASPLHRMLMRAADAHGPLPSAAPRRPAVPDDDEIAARLTGWRDRGGPQPEVANLDDQVPALPQTPRPELSVRTFGRSVDVAWRRTSYSSLSAVEVGAPVGVTSEPEVMAKDDEAVDAEVVVPADVDPAIPGDVPSPMAGLPVGATFGSLVHAVLEHADPAADDLRAELGTHIADQLGWWPVPGLDADELATALVAVCDTPLGPMLGGRTLRQIGPADRLCELDFELPLAGGDLAQRAGAAGADPDVLLGDIADLLRRHLPEDDPVRGYADALAVPALGAQVLRGYLTGSVDVVLRLRDTPDAAPAT from the coding sequence GTGACCCCGCCCGCAGGTGAGATGACGCCGTTCGACATCCGCGGCCCGCTGCCCACCGGGACCACGCTGCTCGAGGCGAGCGCCGGCACCGGCAAGACCTGGACGATCGGGGCGCTGGTCGCCCGCTACGTCGCCGAGGAGGGCGTGCCGCTGGAGCAGATGCTCGTGGTCACCTTCGGCCGCGCGGCGAGCCAGGAGCTGCGCGAGCAGGTCCGACGCCAGCTGGTGGAGGCGGAGCGGGCGCTGGCCGACGACTCGACGCTGGCTCCCGAGCAGCACACGGACGTGATCGCGCTGCTGCTCGACGCCGACGAGCAGACCCGTCGGCTGCGCCACGCCCGGGTGGCGCGTGCGCTCGCCGACTTCGACGCCGCCACGATCGCGACCATCCACCAGTTCTGCTCCCTGGTGCTGGACTCCCTCGGCGTCGCCGGCGACACCGACGCCCGCGCCCGCCTGGTGGAGAACCTGGACGACCTCCTCGTCGAGGTGGTCGACGACCTCTACCTGCGCGCGTTCGCGCAGCTGCCCGAGGGCGAGAGTCCCGCGTTCGACCACGCCGAGGCGATGGCGATCGCTCGCACGGTCGCCGCCGACCCGCAGGCCCACCTCCAGCCGGACGGTGTGCCCCGCGAGGTTCCGGCCGGTCGCAAGGTCGCCTTCGCCCACGCCGTGCGCGCCGAGATGGCCAGCCGCAAGCGCCGGCTCGGGGTGCTCTCCTACGACGACCTGCTCAGCCAACTGGCGGTCGCCCTGGAGCCCGCGGACGCGCCCGCCCGGTCCCGGATGCGGTCGCGGTGGAGCATCGTCCTGGTCGACGAGTTCCAGGACACCGACCCGGTCCAATGGCAGGTCTTCGACCGGGCCTTCAACGGGCACGCCACGATGGTGCTGATCGGCGACCCGAAGCAGGCGATCTACGCCTTCCGTGGCGGCGACGTGGTCACCTACCTGGCCGCGGCCGCCACCGCCACCCGGCGGCAGACCCTCGCCGTCAACCGGCGCAGCGACGCCGGACTGGTCGACGCCACCCGCGCCCTGCTCGGCGGTGCGGAGCTCGGCGACCCGAGGATCGTGGTCCACGACGTGGCGGCCCACCACGCCGAGCCCCGCCTGCAGGGCGCTCCGCAGCCGGCGCCGTTCCGGCTGCGGGTGGTGCGCCGCGAGCAGTTCCGGCGCCGCGGAGACAGCGCGATCCCGGTCGGGGACGTGCGCCCCCACATCGCCCGCGACCTCGCCCTCGACATCCGTCGGCTGCTCGGATCGGGCGCCCGGTTCGAGGGACGGGCGCTGCGCCCCAACGACGTCGCGGTGATCTGCTACCGCCACCAGGACCTGGCCGCCTCCCGCGCCGCGCTCGCCGAGGTCGGCGTCCCGGCCGTGATCGCCGGCGGCGGCAGCGTCTTCGCCACCCCCGCCGCGTCGACCTGGCTGACCCTGCTGGAGGCGCTCGAGCAGCCGCACCGCGCGGCCCGGGTCCGCGCCGCCGCCCTCACCTGCTTCCTCGGCTACGACGCCGCCACCCTCGACGCCGGCGGCGACGAGCTCACCGACCGGATCGCCGACAGGTTGCGGTCCTGGGCCGACGCGCTGGGTCGTCGCGGCGTGGCTGCGGTGCTCGAGGCCGCCGGGTCCGGTGGGCTGCCGGCCCGACTCCTCGCCGAGACCGGGGGCGAGCGGACACTCACCGACCTGCGCCACATCGGTGAGGTGCTGCACGAGGTCGCGCAGACCGAGCACCTCGGGGTGGTGGCACTGCTGGGATGGCTGCGCCAACAGGTCCGGGAGGCACAGGAGGGTCGTGGCGCCGAGCGCACCCGGCGCCTCGACTCCGACGCCGCCGCGGTCCAGCTGGTCACCATCCACGCGAGCAAGGGCCTGCAGTATCCGGTGGTCTACCTGCCGTCGCTGGCCGACAGGTTCGTGCCCAAGCCGGACCGCCCGCTCTACCACGACGACAGCGGGCGGCGCTGCCTGGACGTCGGCGGCAGCACCGGACCCGACTGGCGTGACCACTGCGCCCGCTGGGAGGCCGAGGAGGCCGGCGAGTGGCTCCGCCTGCTCTACGTCGCACTCACCCGCGCCCAGAGTCAGGTCATCGCCTGGTGGGCGCCGACCAGGAACGCCGAGGCGTCGCCGCTGCACCGGATGCTGATGCGCGCCGCCGACGCCCACGGTCCGCTGCCGTCGGCGGCGCCCCGTCGCCCCGCGGTGCCGGACGACGACGAGATCGCGGCCCGCCTCACCGGGTGGCGCGACCGGGGCGGGCCGCAGCCGGAGGTGGCGAACCTGGACGACCAGGTCCCGGCCCTCCCGCAGACCCCGCGCCCGGAGCTGTCCGTGCGCACCTTCGGACGGTCGGTGGACGTCGCCTGGCGCCGGACCTCCTACAGCTCGCTGAGCGCGGTCGAGGTCGGTGCACCCGTCGGCGTCACCAGCGAGCCCGAGGTGATGGCCAAGGACGACGAGGCGGTCGATGCCGAGGTCGTCGTGCCGGCCGACGTCGACCCGGCGATCCCCGGGGACGTGCCGTCGCCGATGGCCGGGCTCCCGGTCGGCGCGACCTTCGGGTCGCTGGTGCACGCGGTGCTGGAGCACGCCGACCCCGCCGCCGACGACCTGCGGGCCGAGCTCGGCACGCACATCGCGGACCAGCTCGGCTGGTGGCCGGTGCCGGGGCTCGACGCCGACGAGCTCGCCACGGCCCTGGTCGCCGTGTGCGACACCCCGCTCGGGCCGATGCTCGGCGGACGGACGCTCCGCCAGATCGGACCTGCCGACCGGCTGTGCGAGCTCGACTTCGAGCTGCCACTGGCCGGCGGTGACCTCGCCCAGCGCGCCGGGGCGGCCGGAGCCGACCCGGACGTGCTGCTCGGCGACATCGCCGACCTGCTGCGCCGGCACCTGCCCGAGGACGACCCGGTCCGCGGATACGCCGACGCGCTGGCCGTGCCGGCGCTGGGCGCGCAGGTGCTGCGGGGGTATCTCACCGGCTCGGTCGACGTCGTGCTGCGGCTGCGCGACACCCCCGACGCGGCCCCCGCTACGTGA
- the recC gene encoding exodeoxyribonuclease V subunit gamma translates to MTFHLHRAWRTDQLADELGELLAEPLADPFAEEVVVVPAKGVERWLTQRLSHRLGVGPRGGDGVCAGVRFLHPASLVGLLLGREADDPWHPDRLVWPLLATIDASLGEPWCTTLAAHLGHGTDGEEGEMRRSRRWGVARRLAGLYAGYAVQRPQLVADWREGRDTDGVGGVLAADLRWQAELWRRLLPTVGGEAPDERHHRVCAQLRSGEAGGLDLPDRLSLFGHTRLPSTEIELVRALAEHRDVHLWLAQPSPDLWDRVTRDSGTPAARESDTSAALVDHPLLASLGRDARELAQVLAPASSATTSAGIAEPPLPDDLLGWLQSDLRANRSPDPDRRAGRLLAADDDSVQVHACHGAGRQIDVLREVLVGMLADDPTLEPRDIVVMCPDIETYAPLISAAFGLGDILGPELLDGNGADAHPAHGLRVRLADRSAASTNPLLAVAVALVELAGGRVTASEVVDLLSRDPVRRRFAFTDDELARLTRWVADAGIRWGVDAAGRAAYRLGGFEQNTWRAGLDRLLLGVAMGGDDHRHLGRGLPVDDLGSGEIDLVGRFTEAVTRITATVTALGSAEEADDWFTAIADGVRSLCDVDVDDAWQLPQFERELARARAGAVSDAAGSADEVGGSGPRLRLADLRALLAARLAGRPTRANFRSGTLTVCTMVPMRSVPHRVVCLVGLDDGVFPRHPSPDGDDVLSRDPQVGERDPRSEDRQLLLDAVLAARDRLVITYAGAGEHTGQERPPAVPVGELLDALDRTAAAPVRERVLTRHPLQPYDVRNHQPGALVREGPFSFDRSTLAGARAAVGPRSAPAPFLPDALPPRPPGDVTLAELKRFFGSPVRDFLRHRLVVSTPFEPDDIADAMPVSLDGLDKWQIGDRLLRAVLAADDPATAGQAVMLAEQLRGTLPPFALGYRTLDEVVGECQRLLARTAPLRDGTPRTLDVDVDLGDGRRLTGTVAKVHGNQVVSLTYSRLKPRQRLEGWLDVLALSATYTDENWTSHAVAREKAGPKRALAGPVDHRAVDWLRDLVDLYDEGRTRPLPLPVATAAAWAEGHHRARFGEPIDPHALASKAWVTDPHNAYGIEGEDADQAHRRVYGVAAPLQALLDAGLPDLAWRLWEPLLTGAEKVAPL, encoded by the coding sequence ATGACCTTCCACCTGCACCGCGCCTGGCGGACCGACCAACTCGCCGACGAGCTCGGCGAGCTGCTCGCCGAGCCCCTGGCCGACCCCTTCGCAGAGGAGGTCGTGGTGGTGCCGGCCAAGGGCGTCGAGCGGTGGTTGACCCAGCGCCTCTCGCACCGGCTCGGCGTTGGACCGCGAGGGGGCGACGGCGTCTGTGCCGGCGTGCGGTTCCTGCACCCGGCCTCGCTGGTCGGGCTGCTGCTGGGTCGTGAGGCCGACGACCCGTGGCACCCGGACCGCCTGGTCTGGCCGCTGCTGGCAACCATCGACGCCTCGCTCGGCGAGCCCTGGTGCACCACGCTCGCCGCCCACCTCGGCCACGGCACCGACGGCGAGGAGGGCGAGATGCGGCGCAGCCGGCGCTGGGGCGTCGCCCGTCGGCTGGCCGGGCTCTACGCCGGCTACGCGGTGCAGCGACCCCAGCTGGTCGCCGACTGGCGGGAGGGGCGCGACACCGACGGGGTGGGGGGTGTGCTCGCCGCCGACCTGCGCTGGCAGGCCGAGCTCTGGCGCCGGCTGCTGCCGACCGTCGGAGGTGAGGCGCCCGACGAACGGCACCACCGGGTCTGCGCCCAGCTGCGCAGCGGAGAGGCCGGCGGCCTGGACCTCCCGGACCGGCTCTCCCTCTTCGGCCACACCCGCCTTCCGTCGACCGAGATCGAGCTGGTCCGGGCGCTCGCCGAGCACCGCGACGTCCACCTCTGGCTGGCCCAGCCCTCGCCCGACCTCTGGGACCGGGTGACCCGCGACTCCGGCACGCCGGCGGCGCGGGAGTCGGACACCTCCGCCGCGCTGGTCGATCACCCGCTGCTCGCCTCGCTGGGCCGCGACGCACGCGAGCTCGCCCAGGTGCTCGCGCCCGCCTCCTCGGCGACCACCTCCGCCGGCATCGCGGAGCCGCCGCTGCCCGACGACCTGCTGGGCTGGCTGCAGTCCGACCTGCGGGCCAACCGCTCCCCGGACCCGGACCGTCGCGCCGGTCGGCTGCTGGCCGCCGACGACGACTCCGTGCAGGTGCACGCCTGCCACGGCGCGGGCCGCCAGATCGACGTGCTGCGCGAGGTCCTGGTCGGGATGCTCGCCGACGACCCGACCCTCGAGCCGCGCGACATCGTGGTGATGTGCCCGGACATCGAGACCTACGCCCCGCTGATCTCGGCGGCGTTCGGACTCGGCGACATCCTCGGCCCCGAGTTGTTGGACGGCAACGGCGCGGACGCGCACCCGGCGCACGGCCTGCGGGTCCGGCTCGCCGACCGGTCCGCCGCCAGCACCAACCCCCTGCTCGCCGTCGCGGTGGCGCTCGTCGAGCTGGCCGGTGGCCGGGTGACCGCCTCGGAGGTGGTCGACCTGCTCTCCCGCGATCCGGTACGCCGCCGCTTCGCCTTCACCGACGACGAGCTGGCCCGGCTCACCCGCTGGGTCGCCGACGCCGGCATCCGGTGGGGCGTGGACGCCGCCGGGCGCGCCGCGTACCGGCTCGGCGGGTTCGAGCAGAACACCTGGCGCGCCGGGCTGGACCGGCTGCTGCTCGGCGTCGCGATGGGCGGCGACGACCACCGCCACCTGGGCCGGGGCCTGCCGGTCGACGACCTGGGCAGCGGTGAGATCGACCTGGTGGGGCGGTTCACCGAGGCGGTCACCCGGATCACCGCCACGGTGACCGCCCTGGGTTCCGCCGAGGAGGCGGACGACTGGTTCACCGCGATCGCCGACGGCGTACGGTCCCTCTGCGACGTCGACGTGGACGACGCCTGGCAGCTGCCGCAGTTCGAGCGGGAGCTCGCGCGGGCCCGCGCCGGTGCGGTCTCCGACGCCGCTGGGAGCGCCGACGAGGTCGGCGGGAGCGGCCCGCGGCTCCGCCTCGCCGACCTGCGAGCGCTGCTCGCCGCGCGACTGGCCGGCCGCCCCACCCGCGCCAACTTCCGCAGCGGCACGCTGACGGTGTGCACCATGGTGCCGATGCGGTCCGTGCCGCACCGCGTGGTCTGCCTGGTCGGCCTGGACGACGGTGTCTTCCCGCGCCATCCCTCACCGGACGGCGACGACGTGCTGAGTCGGGACCCCCAGGTCGGCGAGCGTGATCCGCGCAGCGAGGACCGCCAGCTGCTCCTCGACGCCGTGCTGGCGGCCCGCGACCGCCTGGTGATCACCTACGCCGGCGCCGGCGAGCACACCGGACAGGAGCGGCCCCCGGCCGTGCCCGTGGGTGAGCTCCTCGACGCCCTGGACCGGACGGCGGCGGCGCCGGTGCGCGAGCGGGTGCTCACCCGCCACCCGCTGCAGCCCTACGACGTGCGCAACCACCAGCCGGGGGCGCTGGTCCGGGAGGGCCCGTTCAGCTTCGACCGCTCCACGCTCGCCGGGGCCCGCGCCGCGGTGGGGCCCCGCAGCGCCCCCGCACCGTTCCTACCCGACGCCCTCCCACCGCGACCGCCGGGCGACGTGACGCTCGCCGAGCTCAAGCGGTTCTTCGGATCGCCGGTGCGGGACTTCCTGCGGCACCGGCTCGTGGTGTCCACGCCGTTCGAGCCCGATGACATCGCCGACGCGATGCCGGTCAGTCTCGACGGGCTCGACAAGTGGCAGATCGGGGACCGGCTGCTGCGGGCGGTGCTCGCGGCCGACGACCCCGCCACGGCGGGCCAGGCGGTGATGCTCGCCGAGCAGCTGCGCGGGACGCTGCCGCCGTTCGCGCTCGGCTACCGCACGCTGGACGAGGTGGTCGGGGAGTGCCAGCGCCTCCTCGCCAGGACCGCACCGCTGCGCGACGGCACCCCCCGCACCCTGGACGTGGACGTCGACCTCGGGGACGGACGCCGCCTCACCGGCACGGTGGCCAAGGTCCACGGCAACCAGGTGGTCAGCCTCACCTACTCGCGGCTGAAGCCGCGGCAGCGCCTGGAGGGCTGGCTCGACGTGCTGGCCCTCTCCGCGACCTACACCGACGAGAACTGGACCTCGCACGCCGTCGCCCGGGAGAAGGCCGGGCCGAAGCGGGCGCTGGCCGGCCCGGTGGACCACCGGGCGGTGGACTGGCTGCGCGACCTGGTCGACCTCTACGACGAGGGCCGGACGCGACCGCTGCCGCTCCCGGTCGCGACCGCCGCCGCGTGGGCCGAGGGCCACCACCGCGCCCGGTTCGGCGAGCCGATCGACCCCCACGCGCTCGCCTCGAAGGCCTGGGTCACCGATCCGCACAACGCCTACGGGATCGAGGGGGAGGACGCCGACCAGGCCCACCGCCGGGTCTACGGCGTCGCCGCGCCCCTGCAGGCCCTGCTGGACGCCGGGCTGCCCGACCTCGCCTGGCGGCTCTGGGAGCCCCTGCTCACCGGCGCGGAGAAGGTGGCCCCGCTGTGA
- a CDS encoding PGPGW domain-containing protein yields MTGAAKRLALEILGWLMLLAGIAALVLPGPGLLLLFGGLAVLSQQYTWAERWVDPVKLRALRSAAQGVETWPRIVASSLGALTIGLFGVLWIVSPPAPEWWPLKASYWLLGGPWTGVTLLLSCLIALALVGYSYRRFHGKPEAVAALEGEIDEADEEWTEHRPHRRQDDDRGPG; encoded by the coding sequence ATGACCGGTGCGGCGAAACGGCTCGCCCTCGAGATCCTCGGATGGCTGATGCTGCTGGCGGGCATCGCGGCGCTGGTGCTGCCCGGGCCCGGGCTACTCCTCCTCTTCGGCGGCCTGGCGGTGCTCTCCCAGCAGTACACCTGGGCCGAGCGGTGGGTCGACCCGGTCAAGCTGCGCGCCCTGCGCAGCGCCGCGCAGGGCGTGGAGACCTGGCCCCGGATCGTCGCCTCGAGCCTCGGGGCGCTGACCATCGGACTCTTCGGCGTGCTCTGGATCGTCTCCCCGCCGGCGCCGGAGTGGTGGCCCCTCAAGGCCTCCTACTGGCTGCTCGGCGGCCCCTGGACCGGCGTCACCCTGCTGCTCTCCTGCCTGATCGCGCTGGCCCTGGTCGGCTACTCCTACCGCAGGTTCCACGGCAAGCCCGAGGCGGTCGCGGCACTGGAGGGCGAGATCGACGAGGCCGACGAGGAGTGGACCGAGCACCGGCCGCACCGCCGACAGGACGACGACCGAGGCCCGGGCTGA
- a CDS encoding nuclear transport factor 2 family protein, translating into MSRFSADEITEAYAAFHEKVATFQESGDWHGYADLFTEDALYVERAMGTFRGREEIRAWSVRTMTSYPGRVMTGFPLTWQVVDPDAARLVCEVGNPMPDPGDGTMLSEPNITIMTYAGDGLFSYEEDVYNPLRFHAMAVRWAQIAAEHGRAEDDVLAFLEKFGPRG; encoded by the coding sequence GTGAGCCGTTTCAGCGCCGACGAGATCACCGAGGCCTACGCCGCCTTCCACGAGAAGGTCGCGACCTTCCAGGAGAGCGGGGACTGGCACGGCTACGCGGACCTCTTCACCGAGGACGCCCTGTACGTCGAGCGCGCGATGGGCACGTTCCGCGGGCGCGAGGAGATCCGGGCCTGGTCGGTGCGGACCATGACCAGCTATCCGGGGCGGGTGATGACCGGCTTCCCGCTCACCTGGCAGGTGGTCGACCCGGACGCGGCACGCCTGGTCTGCGAGGTCGGGAACCCGATGCCCGACCCCGGGGACGGCACGATGCTGTCCGAGCCGAACATCACGATCATGACCTACGCCGGGGACGGGCTGTTCAGCTACGAGGAGGACGTCTACAACCCGCTGCGCTTCCACGCGATGGCGGTGCGCTGGGCGCAGATCGCCGCCGAGCACGGCCGGGCCGAGGACGACGTACTGGCGTTCTTGGAGAAGTTCGGTCCGCGCGGCTGA
- a CDS encoding sulfite exporter TauE/SafE family protein gives MRKLLVLGFVGLLAQLIDGSLGMAYGVTSSTLLLAVGVAPAAASAAVHFSEIGTSLVSGISHHKLGNVDWRTVGILALPGFVGAFAGATLLANLDGDMAKPWVAGILLALGVYVIWRFLVLGGRRPTFKSRPSAKMLAPMGLAGGALDAIGGGGWGPVGTTTLLSPGRLEPRKVIGSIDTSEFVVAVGGSLGFLFALAHTDIPWDYALALLAGGVIAAPVAAYLVRILPARVLGVAAGGLIVVTNSKTIAESLGASGAAVGAIAGSLAVIWIAGIVWAVRQERAAQRAALAELDSEELVGA, from the coding sequence GTGCGCAAGCTGCTGGTACTGGGATTCGTGGGCCTGCTCGCCCAGCTCATCGACGGGTCGCTGGGCATGGCCTACGGCGTCACCTCCTCCACGCTGCTGCTGGCTGTCGGGGTCGCCCCGGCCGCCGCCTCGGCCGCCGTCCACTTCTCCGAGATCGGCACGTCGCTGGTCTCCGGCATCTCCCACCACAAGCTCGGCAACGTGGACTGGCGCACCGTGGGCATCCTCGCGCTGCCCGGCTTCGTCGGCGCCTTCGCCGGCGCCACCCTGCTGGCCAACCTCGACGGCGACATGGCCAAGCCGTGGGTCGCCGGCATCCTGCTGGCCCTGGGCGTCTACGTGATCTGGCGGTTCCTGGTGCTCGGCGGGCGCCGCCCCACCTTCAAGTCCCGCCCCTCGGCGAAGATGCTGGCGCCGATGGGCCTGGCCGGCGGAGCGCTCGACGCCATCGGCGGCGGCGGGTGGGGCCCGGTCGGCACCACCACGCTGCTCTCCCCGGGCCGACTCGAGCCGCGCAAGGTGATCGGCTCGATCGACACCTCGGAGTTCGTGGTCGCGGTCGGCGGCTCGCTCGGCTTCCTCTTCGCGCTCGCCCACACCGACATCCCGTGGGACTACGCGCTCGCCCTGCTCGCCGGTGGCGTCATCGCCGCACCGGTCGCCGCCTATCTGGTCCGCATCCTGCCGGCCCGGGTGCTCGGCGTGGCCGCCGGCGGCCTGATCGTGGTCACCAACTCCAAGACGATCGCCGAGTCACTGGGCGCCAGCGGCGCCGCCGTCGGCGCGATCGCCGGCAGCCTGGCCGTGATCTGGATCGCCGGCATCGTGTGGGCCGTGCGCCAGGAGCGGGCCGCCCAGCGCGCCGCCCTCGCCGAGCTGGACTCCGAGGAGCTCGTCGGCGCCTGA
- a CDS encoding adenylate/guanylate cyclase domain-containing protein gives MGITTRRRGRSPFGARVLGPREQDARHLRLRIQVLLTALLLVTNILGAGVVFVVNTWAIPSPEPTREMVVALAIAIPVYVLVGAAIGVVLGTTTSLNALRWATRDGGQPTPAERSKALRVPLWLTLIQFGIWAVGTVLFTMLAARLQPDRALGTALTVGIGAIVVSGVAYLVTEFALRPVAARALTDRTVSSRPRGVGVGPRMLLFWLVGTAAPVIGLLITALLALIANEATLEQLAVVTMVLCVIVLISGALLTDLNARSVVAPILSVRDALRQVESGDLDVDLAVYDGTELGQLQSGFNAMVHGLREREKIRDLFGRHVGHEVAEAATASPTGEISLGGETLVASVLFVDLVGSTAYATEHDPAEVVAVLNRFFGVVVDEVGAHHGLVNKFLGDAVLAIFGAPVPLPDHAARALAAARVMATRLAAEVPEVGAGIGVATGTVVVGNVGHRDRFEYTAIGDAVNSAARLTDLAKEIPGGIVATGESVAAARSTDPGQAAAWVEHGEVVLRGRTTATLLHVPAGHARP, from the coding sequence ATGGGGATCACGACGAGGCGCCGTGGCCGCTCCCCCTTCGGCGCCCGGGTGCTCGGACCCCGGGAGCAGGACGCACGTCACCTCCGCCTGCGGATCCAGGTGCTGCTGACGGCGCTCCTCCTGGTCACCAACATCCTGGGCGCCGGCGTCGTCTTCGTGGTGAACACCTGGGCGATCCCCTCCCCCGAGCCGACCCGCGAGATGGTGGTCGCGCTGGCCATCGCGATCCCGGTCTACGTGCTGGTCGGCGCGGCGATCGGCGTCGTCCTGGGCACCACCACCAGCCTCAACGCACTGCGCTGGGCGACCCGGGACGGCGGGCAGCCGACCCCGGCGGAACGGTCGAAGGCGCTGCGCGTGCCGTTGTGGCTCACCCTGATCCAGTTCGGCATCTGGGCGGTCGGCACCGTCCTGTTCACGATGCTCGCCGCACGGCTGCAGCCGGACCGCGCGCTGGGGACCGCGTTGACCGTGGGCATCGGCGCGATCGTGGTCTCCGGGGTGGCCTACCTGGTGACCGAGTTCGCGCTGCGCCCGGTGGCCGCTCGGGCGCTCACCGACCGCACCGTCTCCTCCCGCCCGCGCGGCGTCGGGGTGGGCCCCCGGATGCTGCTGTTCTGGCTGGTCGGCACCGCCGCACCGGTGATCGGGCTGCTGATCACCGCGCTCCTCGCGCTGATCGCCAACGAAGCGACCCTCGAGCAGCTGGCCGTGGTCACCATGGTGCTCTGCGTGATCGTGCTGATCTCCGGTGCGCTGCTGACCGACCTCAACGCCCGCTCCGTGGTCGCCCCGATCCTCTCGGTGCGCGACGCCCTGCGCCAGGTCGAGTCCGGTGACCTCGACGTCGACCTCGCCGTCTACGACGGCACCGAGCTCGGCCAGCTCCAGAGCGGCTTCAACGCGATGGTGCACGGGCTCCGCGAGCGGGAGAAGATCCGGGACCTCTTCGGGCGTCACGTGGGCCACGAGGTCGCCGAGGCAGCCACCGCGTCACCGACCGGCGAGATCTCGCTGGGCGGGGAGACCCTCGTCGCCTCGGTCCTCTTCGTCGACCTGGTCGGCTCGACCGCCTACGCCACCGAGCACGACCCCGCCGAGGTGGTCGCGGTGCTCAACCGGTTCTTCGGTGTGGTGGTCGACGAGGTCGGCGCCCACCACGGGCTGGTCAACAAGTTCCTCGGCGATGCCGTGCTGGCGATCTTCGGGGCTCCCGTGCCACTCCCGGACCACGCCGCCCGCGCGCTCGCGGCCGCTCGGGTGATGGCGACCCGACTCGCCGCCGAGGTGCCCGAGGTGGGCGCCGGGATCGGCGTCGCCACCGGCACCGTCGTGGTCGGCAACGTCGGCCACCGCGATCGGTTCGAGTACACCGCGATCGGCGACGCGGTGAACTCCGCGGCCCGTCTCACCGACCTGGCCAAGGAGATCCCCGGCGGGATCGTGGCGACCGGTGAGAGCGTCGCGGCGGCGCGGAGCACCGATCCCGGCCAAGCCGCCGCCTGGGTCGAGCACGGCGAGGTGGTGCTGCGCGGCCGGACGACGGCCACCCTGCTGCACGTGCCCGCCGGCCACGCACGCCCCTGA